The proteins below are encoded in one region of Halichoerus grypus chromosome X, mHalGry1.hap1.1, whole genome shotgun sequence:
- the CITED1 gene encoding cbp/p300-interacting transactivator 1 isoform X1, with product MPTMSRPALDVKGGTSPVKEDANPEMSSLAYSNLGVKDRKAVAILHYPGVASNGTKASGAPTSSSGSPSPIGSPTATPPTKPPPFNLHPAPHLLASMQLQKLNSQYHGMAAAAAAAAATPGQPGEAGPLQNWGLGAQAGGAGSLSPSTGAQSPAIIDSDPVDEEVLMSLVVELGLDRANELPELWLGQNEFDFTADFPSGC from the exons ATGCCAACTATGTCAAGGCCTGCACTTGATGTCAAGGGTGGCACCTCACCTGTGAAGGAG GATGCCAACCCAGAGATGAGCTCGCTGGCCTACTCTAACCTGGGCGTGAAGGATCGCAAAGCAGTGGCCATCCTGCACTACCCCGGGGTGGCCTCGAACGGAACCAAGGCCAGTGGGGCTCCCACTAGTTCCTCGGGATCTCCATCTCCAATAGGCTCTCCTACCGCCACCCCTCCCACTAAACCCCCACCCTTCAACCTGCACCCCGCCCCTCATCTGCTGGCCAGTATGCAGCTGCAGAAACTTAATAGCCAGTATCATGGGAtggccgctgccgccgccgccgccgccgccactccAGGCCAACCTGGGGAGGCAGGGCCCCTACAAAACTGGGGCCTTGGGGCTCAGGCGGGAGGGGCGGGGTCACTCTCTCCTTCTACCGGTGCCCAGAGCCCTGCTATCATCGACTCAGACCCAGTGGATGAGGAGGTGCTGATGTCGCTGGTGGTGGAACTGGGACTGGACCGAGCCAATGAGCTTCCGGAGCTGTGGCTGGGGCAGAATGAGTTTGACTTCACTGCGGACTTTCCATCTGGCTGCTGA
- the CITED1 gene encoding cbp/p300-interacting transactivator 1 isoform X2 gives MEPSARKLQLTASSPTNLSSFCQGSEMPTMSRPALDVKGGTSPVKEDANPEMSSLAYSNLGVKDRKAVAILHYPGVASNGTKASGAPTSSSGSPSPIGSPTATPPTKPPPFNLHPAPHLLASMQLQKLNSQYHGMAAAAAAAAATPGQPGEAGPLQNWGLGAQAGGAGSLSPSTGAQSPAIIDSDPVDEEVLMSLVVELGLDRANELPELWLGQNEFDFTADFPSGC, from the exons ATGGAGCCATCCG CACGAAAGCTCCAGCTGACGGCATCATCTCCCACCAATTTATCCAGCTTCTGCCAAGGCTCTGAAATGCCAACTATGTCAAGGCCTGCACTTGATGTCAAGGGTGGCACCTCACCTGTGAAGGAG GATGCCAACCCAGAGATGAGCTCGCTGGCCTACTCTAACCTGGGCGTGAAGGATCGCAAAGCAGTGGCCATCCTGCACTACCCCGGGGTGGCCTCGAACGGAACCAAGGCCAGTGGGGCTCCCACTAGTTCCTCGGGATCTCCATCTCCAATAGGCTCTCCTACCGCCACCCCTCCCACTAAACCCCCACCCTTCAACCTGCACCCCGCCCCTCATCTGCTGGCCAGTATGCAGCTGCAGAAACTTAATAGCCAGTATCATGGGAtggccgctgccgccgccgccgccgccgccactccAGGCCAACCTGGGGAGGCAGGGCCCCTACAAAACTGGGGCCTTGGGGCTCAGGCGGGAGGGGCGGGGTCACTCTCTCCTTCTACCGGTGCCCAGAGCCCTGCTATCATCGACTCAGACCCAGTGGATGAGGAGGTGCTGATGTCGCTGGTGGTGGAACTGGGACTGGACCGAGCCAATGAGCTTCCGGAGCTGTGGCTGGGGCAGAATGAGTTTGACTTCACTGCGGACTTTCCATCTGGCTGCTGA